Below is a window of Ailuropoda melanoleuca isolate Jingjing unplaced genomic scaffold, ASM200744v2 unplaced-scaffold8310, whole genome shotgun sequence DNA.
TCAGTGCATTTTCACTGTTCTTTCTTCAAAAGgctccatttcttttaaaactattctgTGTTATACACACTTACACATTCATGCACTTCCAATGGACTGTACGAAAAGACACCTGTGCATGTCGTAAGTTCACTTTACGTTCTGACACAATCCTTTATTCTAGCTTCCCCCCCCCAGTCCTTCTGACTCAAGAACACCTTCTACATGTCCCTGTACTCCACCAGTGTAATGCTGACTCATTATTTCAGCACCTGCATGACATTACAGGGTGTGGCTATGCCATTTACACTTCtgatgatctttcttttttttcttattaaattatgATTATATCAATGCtacaaaaatcttcaaatagTTAAAACTGTATTTCACAGCCAGAGGTGATATTGTCTCCAGGGAGCATTGAGCAATGAAGACATTTTGGGCTGTCACTCCAGGAGGGGTGCATGGAGGCCGAGGATGTTCTAAGCACCCTACAATACACAGGACACAGCCCAGCACAGAGAAGGTTCTGGCCCAGAACATTCATAGTTCAGAGACTGAGAAATTGGGAGTTAAagaatatctgtattttttaaatattttatttttttaagtaatctctacacccaacatggggcttgaatttgaCACCAAcctcaagagtcccatgctctaccgactgagccaactgGGAGCCCcaaaaattatctgtatttttaatgtttgtaattGTCTTCAGAGCCTCCCCAAGACATTTTAAGACTACAGAATTCTgacaacaaaattagaaaatacccttctgccatttatttaaaagttccAACCCCAGTTGATGTGACAGCCCTTTGAATGTTTTCTGAGTGATGGTGTGATAGAGATTTTTTGCTGAGTTTTTAAACTATTAGTGGGCTCAAACGAAGATTCCTACATTTGATCACCATGTTTATTtgcctattattattatatgttcaCATATTATATGTCTATTTATCTATAATTATCAGCATTTCAAATAATTGTTATGAATCAAAGTTTCTCTAATGACTTTTAGCTAAATATTTTTGACTATCaactacttttaaattttcattagttAAATATGTCTATCTTCTTACTTCTAAAATTTCTGCCTTAATTATGATGGTTTGCACACCTGTGGGTTTTATGTGTAGGTTTCTAGATGTGCATCCAAAATGGAATGGTTACTCCAAAACTGAGGGATTTCTCCTGATTTTTGTGAGATGTGTGAGATACGGAACCACTGCACTTACTTCCACATAGAAAGCTATTTGTGCCAAGTCCCATCAACATTCCAGTCTTTTCCAACTAAATTGAAATGCAACTTTGTCTTGTATTAAATACCCATATAttcactgttgctgggaatgcaagctggtacggccactctggaaaacagtacgcagattcctcaagatgttaaaaatagagctaccctatgatccagcaattgcactactaggtatttacatcaaagatacaaatgtagtgaaaagaagggggacctgcactcctatgttcatagcagcaatgtccacaatagccaaagtgtggaaagagcagagatgcccttcaacagatgaatggataaagaagatgtggttcacatataaaatgaaatattactcagccatcagaaaagattaATATCtcccatttacattgacatggacagaactagagggtattatgctaagtaaaataagtcaagtgaagaaagacaattatcatatggtttcactcatatgtggaacataaggaatactgcagaggacaataggggaagggaggaaaagctgagggggaagaaatcagagagggagacaaactatatgagactcttgaccccaggaaacaaactgagggttggggaaggggaagtgggtgggggaatggggtaacctggtgatggccattaaggagggcacatgatgtaatgagcactaagTGTTATAAGCAAcgaatgaatcattgaacattatatcaaaaactaatttgatacattggctaattgaatttaaataaaaaagaaaaattttttttaaaaaaagagtaaaatcatggaacactacaccaaaaactaaggatgtactgtatggtgactaacataacctaataataaaaaaagagtaaaatataaataaataaacataaatatccATATATAATAAGACCTAATTcctaattcattcaacaaatactaaaaGGGCATCTGTTGTGTTCCAGAAATTTCTaagaacattatatattttactccTCTATTTCAAAGTCTTGGGGAATTTTATCATTCATCCATGTTGATTTTGTGAAATTACTACTCCTGTAAATTCCGTTTCAGTTAGTTCTCTGAACTCCCTTCCATGGTGTTGAATACGGTTGTACTGAATCTGCTTTCTTtaacctgtttttatttcctctgtcaTTCTATGCATTTCATAATatctaattttcttaaatttgtttccatgtaaGTGCGTATACATCCACacccataaagaaaaagatgaacagcACAGGTGAAGTCCCTGCTCCTTTGGTCCTTATGTTGGAGTGACAGACAAGAGTGCAGTGAGATAAATGTGAGTATGAGATAATGTCCTTGCATAAGTCACATGAAGAATATTCAGAGTAAAAAGGTGATTGACATGGGGTGTTTAGGATTTCACTGAGACTGTGGGGGGAGGCTTTTGCATGTTGGACAAGGACCAGGCCGTGAGTACTTGAGTTTGTCAGACTTGTCAAGAAAGTGACTAAAACACaaagcccatcccattccccctggtgatgggtagtaaggagggcacgtattgcatggtgcactgggtgttatacgcaactaacgaatcatcgaactttgcatcagaaaccagggatgtactgtatggtgactaacataatataataaaaagaaaacattaagaaaaaaaggagggcacgtattgcatggtgcactgggtgttatacgcaagtaatgaatcatggaactttacatcaaaaactagggatgtactgtatggtgactaacacaatattaaaaaaaaaaacccaaagcccaagaatgtcaaataaacaaaaaaacaaaaacaatgtcaCATAAGAAAAATTTGGTCCTCTACTGGACCAAATAAAAACCAATTGGTCAAATAAATATGGAATAGGCACAGAAAAAAACAGGTCTTCTGCTATCTGCTTTCTGGTAATAAAAACACCTAATTTTGTGAAGTGTTGGTTTATTCTCttcactcatttttctcttgtgatgttCAGACTGTAAGGTGTTTTACGTCATAGAGATGTCACTACTTTTGCCTTTTGGACAACTTATGtttgctcttttattattttgggtgggTATAAGTGGGATAAAGCCAGGATTGGATGCCACCAGCGGcatggaagctttccttcctcgcAGTCTCCAGGACAACTGAGCTTATTAGATCATTTTACTCTCTATGTCCATGTCATTCCTCCCTACctctatctctctttccctctctctttctctccatttattgaacacaatTACTTATGTTTCCTTATGTGCAGATCGGAAAGTGGCCACCCCAAAATGGATCCCCAAGATGATTTGTCCCTGGGAAGCTATGAATAGGAATTTCTGGGTACTATTTCTACATTCCTTATGGGAAAGTTAACTTGATGTATATGCATTCATATCTTAAACAGTGTGCGTGCATGCACCTTTATGAGTGAAAGCAGTCCTCAGAGTAGGGATACACAGAATCCTCTATTCTAAGATACCCTTATAATACACCGTCCAGACTCAATCAACAGATGATACTAAGGCGGGATGTTCAATTGACAGGACATTATTGCAACCAGATCCATAAAGTGCAAGAGGTACACAGTGTGGACGAGGAAGTTGCTGTGTCTTGAACGTTAAGCAGCTATGAGGCCACACATTCCTGCGAAATTCACTGCCACCACCTCCCATCACTCTCCTTCTTGTCCATTCACCTCAACACGCTGGCTTccttctgagccttgattttctGATAGAAGCTCTTCCTCATGGCCTTTGAACCAGTgtttccctctgccaggaagacctcctgtcttcctccctctcttgcttgaggtctcagttcaaatgtcaccttcttagcCAATCTTGACTGAACACCCAACCTAACACCCTACCCACTCTCTCTTTTAACCTGCTTCAGCTTTCTTCATAGTATCTGTCCAGGGGACCGATGTCTATATCTGCTTCTATCCTATGATCATCACTGAAGTGTAGGGACCGTTGCTCTTTAGCACCCTCTAATCTATGACTAGGAATTTCCAAAATAGGTCGACACTCTATATAGTCCTCAAATGCTTCAAATAACTTCTTATTCAAACTGTACAATGACTGAACTTTTGGGGATATATCTGATGTTGGGATGGACATTGCTAAACAAAGAGAACATAGAGATCCCCTCAAAGGGCCCAGATCCATTcacaaaatattgaaattagTTTCTTGACTGTAAAATATACATTGTAGCATTTTCAGAATCTGAGCAATGTGCATTTGTGTGAAAATTTGTCCTATTATTTTCCCCTGTGCTGGTAGTCACCTCCACCATATGCATGCAGGAAACTATACAAGAATTTCtgagtttcttcttctgggattttcagaggacccagaactgcagcccctcatatttgggcttttcctctccatgtacctgatcactgtgtttggaaacctgctcctcatcctggcGGTCAGCGCtaactcccacctccacacccccatgtacttcttcctggccaacctgtcctttgtagacatctgtgTAACCTCTACCAtcatccccaagatgctgtggaacatccagactcaaAGCAAAGTGATCACTTATGAAGACTGCCTCAGccagatgtattttttcatactgTTTACAGTATTAGATAACTTCCTTCTGGCTGTGATGGCTtatgaccgctttgtggccatctgtcaccccctaaACTACATGGCCATCATGAATCCCTGGCTCTGTGGACTGctggttctggtgtcctggatcATGAGTGTCCTGCATTCCTTGTTACACACCTCAATGGTGCTACGGCTGTCCTTCTGTACAGTCATAAAAATCCCCcattttttctgtgaactcaatcaGATGATACAACTCGCATGTTCTGACACTTTTCTCAATAACATGGTGATATATTTTGCAGCTACGTTGCTGGTTGGTGGTCCCTTCCTTGGGATCCTTTATTCTTACTCTAAGATAGTTTCCTCCATACTTGGGatctcatcagctcagggcaagtacaaagcattttccacctgtgcatctcacctctcagttgtcttcttattttattgcaccggcctaggagtgtaccttagctctgctgctacccagagctcccacgcaagtgcagtggcctcggtgatgtacacggtggtcatgcccatgctgaaccccttcatctacagtcTGAGGAACAAAGACATACAGAGGGCTCTGATGAGATTCTCTGGGAGGGCAGCTCTAAAAGGGCCAATTGTCCTGGGGTTGAAGATGTGCACAGGATTACAGAGCCCATAGCTTGAGCCAAATGTTGACATCTTTTTTTATCAGATTCTGGAAGTGGAACatgacttttctattttttttctgggaatttctattttattattatttttccctctgtataaTTTATGTAACTTACTTTATTAAGCTTTGTGATATCTCTGATATCCAAGAGATTttccctttcccattttcctACTCTCAATGGTATTCCTAACCTCAcatgtgaaatatttggaaattctcACTTATTCAAAGGAAATTCTCACTTATTCCCTACATGGATCTgttaaaagtaatttcttcttaaataaaatacattatagtattatttcttttgtttgactGAATACTACTCCTGTGGAAAATATACTCTTGATCACCACAACTAttttataacagagaaaaatctgaggTTGTGCTTCACTTTTTTGAAGATCATTCCTTTGTATATCGCTACCTTCACTGCTCTTCCTGAGAATGCAGACTTTGAAGTACTGGTGCTTTTAGCGGATCATGGGGATTTTTCTACACATTAGGATCCTGTTGTTATACAGCTTGTGTCCACCATGCCTGCCATAGTCTCtggcaaaagaaataataataaaatacatgtctCCAAGTGGAATCTACACAGAAAGACATATATGGAAAATATCGATTGACATAATAAGACCTTAGAATCACACTTGACTTTAAGGATGatgaagcaaaatattaaatcatacatatatttctatgCAGAACATTTCTTTCTTAGCCACTTCATCTACTCATTGATTTATGGAATATCAGGATCCATTTGCAAGGTGTATTCATTAAGATGAAAGACTGGTGGCATGTTTGGggtttaattaaattattttctggtttctgaTTGAAAATTTCTAGTGCTACATACAAATAtgattccttccatttctttaagCAAAATACCTCTAATTCTCCAAAAGTTTGCCATAACTACTAAAGGGgcagcaaataaacaaaatcagtatcATCCACTATATATCCTTATAATCACAGGATGACTCACCAGAAAGCTTGGTATCCTGTTCAGGTGTGACTCAGACCCACAATTTGTGGACACACATATATGTCTTTCCCAACTTTCCATGTTACCTCAAAGGGGCCTCAATgcagtcattatttttaaagattttatttattcatttgagagagacagagagcacaagcagggggatagGCATagggagtggggagcctgatgcagggcttgatcccaggacctggagaatatgtgctgagctgaaggcagatacttaaccatctgagccacccaggtacccccaatgGAGTCATTTCTAATACCgttacatgaaataaaattcaaggaCAGAGTAATGATGAAGGATACCTTCAATTATTAGAATGAAGGCCTAGAATAAAAAGAATCAGATTATTACAAATGCTGTCAGTTCTGCCTGATTTGATTATTACATCAGTTAGCTATTTCTGCTTACAAagcatcttaaaataaaatggcttagtATAATCTCTTTATTAACAAAGGGGATTGCAGGGTAAGTATGGCAGGGGATCATAGGGTAGACAGTTGTTCTGATCTCTGCAGAGAGATGTGCAAATCTCTACATTATGTTTGTAAGGCTCATTCATGTGGTGTGTGGTTGTAGTGCTTTTCTGTCTTGAACCAATTTatgtcattttacttcttttatatatGTAGGCTAATCTTTTAGTGAAtgacaaaaatgattttatcaaATGTGAATTGTCTCAATTTAATTCCACTATTTTAAAATCCACATGTGAATCTTTGCTTTTTCACAATTGGAAGAGATCTTTCCCAAATCTTTATGTGTGACTCAGCTAACTGTTGTTGGGATCTGACCCTGAGCCATGCAccactagaatttttaaattctatttattttaatggagGGACTGTTACATGCAATAAACTGTAcatgtttaaagtgtacaactttAGAACTTGAGTCATTGAAAAATCATGGGTACTGCCAGTTCCATTTCCATAGAACTCCAGAAGGCTCACAGTTAAGTTCTAACTGCTTCTTTATGCAAATATTAGGAAGAAAAGCCTCcagccttcttttccttctgaaggAAATGTGGAATCATAAATATAACTTCAGCGATGTTGTGAGGAAAGATGAAATGTGTAGAAATACTTTTTTGGGTCCAAAGAATGTTCAAGGGTtgtgtatatgtaaatgtatatgtacttatatactttttctttcaaacaaaaacactcatgtgcatatatgtacGTGCACAGTACTCATAACCCTCATTGTAACTCGTTATAAACTATCTATGTGTTGAAAGAAAGCTTGAGAGAAACTTGGagggtaaagaaatgaaaagaatgaatatttcaATTCACATGAAATTCTAGGAATGTAGAAattcaggtaaaaaaaatttagggTAGAACAGGTGGCCTTAATTTTAACAATGAATTGGTATGCCCATCTCAATGCCCAGAGGCCTCAAAGACAGAACAACATTGACATTTATGCAAGGAGAAATTCTCTGTACCAGCTAAACGGGCTGAATATCCTCAAACTgactttagatttttcttctacttaatgTAGTGTTCCAATACAAAATGCCCTTACTCAAGGAAGCTAAGTGAATGATTtgacaaagaaaattttattggaGAAATATCTTTGTCACTTTCCTATTGCTGCTACCCCCAATTTACACACTGaggatttaaaagaaacaaatttacaGTCTTACAGTCCTGGAGGTCAAAGCTGAAAATGAGTCTCATTGGGCTAAAATAAAGATGTCTCTGCAGGAAATAGCATGGGTTCATGCCTAGTTACGTGACTCTGGTCAACATTTTTTCTCCACATAAATGCATGTCTTTCCATACTCTCCTTGGTACCTGAATAAGATCTTCATTAGAGtcactttttttgtttaagatttatttatttatttgaaagagagatagagcaagagtggggggagagggggagagagagaggtagagagaatcttgagcagactcctgactgagcgtggagtccaaaTCTGGGCTTGAAACCacggacctgagatcatgacctgagtcaaaaccaagagtggacattcaaccaacagccacccaggtgcccctagggtcACTTCTgaacagttttccaaaataaagcTGAATAACAGAATGATCATGAATGTTGCTGCATAGAAAGCCATCATGAAAGCAAATGGCTTAGTATAATGTCTTTAGTATCAACTGTAATTGTATGGTGATGAGTTGTTCTAATCTCTGTTGATATCCTCCAGAGTCTTGAGTCAGCAGGTTATCAGCTCGGGGAGCTCTGCTGATCTTTCCGGGGCATTCTGATATAATTGGGGTTTGGCTAGCTAGATGTGGCTGATCCAGGTTGGCCTTGGCTTGGACAACTGGGCTCTACTCCACATGTCCTCACTTCCTCTGGCAGCACACCTGGCTTTATTCACTTTTTGGAGGCAGAGTTCCAAGACAGAGCAGAGAAATGCACCAAGGCACTAAGGTCCGCTGTCATTCCCTTCATATCCTACTGGCCACAGCACATAAAAATCCTAATCCAGCCCAGATCAAAAGTGGAGAAAGAGTATCCACCACTTGATGGAATGTGCCAAAGACATGGCTATAGAAAAAGATGGAGATTTGGGGCCAACTCTGCAAAAGGTCTACCTGGTGTAAATttcaatttgaaatttttcatgtcCATGTTCACCTTCAACACTGGAATGATCTCAGAGAAGACAGTGAAACTGAATTATGTGTCTACTGTGCTCTTATGGAAATTCTACTCCAAGGGTCAGGCTTTCCTCCAAAggtaaatatttcctcccatgtCTTGCTTAATGATCACCATTTTTAGTCTAAGAAAAGATCAAAGGATAAAAGTTTCTCCTTCCAGATGCCTCAGAGAGCAATTTCCTTGTGTGTAACTAAATGATTGATGGAGCTAAGAACTGTTGTATCACTGATGCTGTCTTCATGACATCCTTATGTGGATCCTGTTTTCCTATTGATTGACCTTTCCAGTGACATATTCATAATGATTTTCATCCTGGTactgcatttctaattttttgatgGGGACAGTTATTCTggaaggaggtgacatttgaaatgCAAATAGAAGACAGAGATgtaggaatatttttcttcttttttttcagttttattggaatgtaattgacatataaaactGTGGAAGTTTAAGCACACAACTTGgtgatttcatatacatatacattgtgaaatgatcaccatgataGTTTTTTGAATACATCCGTCacttcacatagttaccatttctttttgttataaaaaaCATTTACTGGGTATTGTTAGCAACATTGAAGTCCATAACACAATATAGTTAAACATGATGACCATATTGTATCTTACGTTcccagaactcattcatcttataactgaagtttTGTAGGCTTTCACCAACATCTTCTCATTTCTCCAAACCCAGCCACAGGCAAACATCAAactactctctgtttttattagCTCAGATT
It encodes the following:
- the LOC105234979 gene encoding olfactory receptor-like protein OLF4 — translated: MHAGNYTRISEFLLLGFSEDPELQPLIFGLFLSMYLITVFGNLLLILAVSANSHLHTPMYFFLANLSFVDICVTSTIIPKMLWNIQTQSKVITYEDCLSQMYFFILFTVLDNFLLAVMAYDRFVAICHPLNYMAIMNPWLCGLLVLVSWIMSVLHSLLHTSMVLRLSFCTVIKIPHFFCELNQMIQLACSDTFLNNMVIYFAATLLVGGPFLGILYSYSKIVSSILGISSAQGKYKAFSTCASHLSVVFLFYCTGLGVYLSSAATQSSHASAVASVMYTVVMPMLNPFIYSLRNKDIQRALMRFSGRAALKGPIVLGLKMCTGLQSP